Part of the bacterium genome is shown below.
ATCTCCGCTCGCAGCTCTTGCAGGCGCAGCGCCTGGAGGTGATCAACAATCTCGCCGCGGGGCTCGCGCACAACTTCAACAATCTCCTCACCGCGATCGTCGGCAACCAGGAGCTCGCGTACCCGTACGTTTCCGAGGAAGGACGCGTGTTTTTGGCGAACGCGCGGCAGGCCACGCGCCGCGCGGCGGACCTGTCGCGCAAGCTCCTGTCGTTTTCCAAGAAGGGCAAGATCGAACGCATGTCGATGGACCCCGTGCCCGTCATCATGGAAACGACCAAGATGCTGCGCGGCGCGATCGACCCGCGCATCGTCGTGCAGTGCGTCGCGCCGCTCGACATCTGGCAGGTGTTCGCCGATCCGGGCGACATCCACCAGATCGCGATGAACCTGTGCGTCAACGCGCGCGACGCGATCCAGGATGTGCTCGACCGCGAAGGCCCGCGCGACGGGCCGTTCCAGATCGTCGTCAAGCTCGAGAACGTGGAGATCGACGGCAACTACACGCGCGTCGATCCGCAGGCGACGCCTGGTTCCTACGTGACGCTGTCGATTTCCGACAACGGCTGCGGCATGGACGATGAAACGCGGCGCCGCGTCTTCGAGCCGTTCTTCACCACCAAGCACGCGAGAAGCGGCACCGGCCTTGGCCTGGCGACCGTGTTCGACATGGTCAAGCGCATGCACGGATGGATCTCGCTGGATAGCGAAGCCGGCCGCGGCACGACGTTCCGCGTCTATCTGCCGAGGCACTCCGGGGACCTGACGCTGGCCGCCGACTCGGAACACTTCCAGGAGCTGCGCGGCGGGCACGAGACGATCCTGCTCGTCGACGACGAACTGGTGTTGCGCAAGCTCGGCGAGGCGACGCTGACGCGCATGGGCTACCGCGTGGTGCTCGCGCCCGACGGCATGGAAGGGGTCAAGCTCTTCGAACGCATGCGCGAGGACATCGACCTCGTGATCCTGGACCTGACCATGCCGATCATGTCCGGCCAGGAGGCGCTGGAGCTAATTAAAGGTCTCGCGCCGGAAAAGCCGGTCATTCTCTCATCGGGTTACGCCGACCGCGAGGCGCACGACGCGCAACCCGACCTCGGCTGGTCCGCGTTCCTTCCCAAACCGTTCGACCCCAACGACCTGGTCCGCGTCGTCAGGCAGGTGCTGGACAACCCGCTGCCGCATTGATGTCAGAGCCGCAAACGGAGCGCAGCGGAGTGCGCGGGCTGCTTCGCGTCAGGAAAAACGCGATTTCCCAAACGCCGCGATCCCGCGCGCTGACGCTTACGGACCGTATCTGGCCCCGCCCCGGCCGACGGCGACGCCGCGACGCCTGATGGCTAAGGCGTTGTCGATGGAACGAGTTCCAATACATCCATGTAGACATCAACGGTCCCTTCGTTCCATGGGTCCGGGATAAACAACTCAAATCCGGAAACGGGAAACTGCATGAGCGCGGCGTCACGATACGCGAGATCGCCAAAACCGTAGGTTGCCCGCGACCAGAATTTCGATGAGCCCCACAAATGAAGGCCGCCGCGCAGATCACTGGGTGTCCCACCGGTAATGGCAATGCTTACGCCGATTCCTAGCCATAACTCATACGGATCCCAAAAGACCTTCGACGAAAGGTTCAACGCGGAGTAAGACGGAAGCACGTCGTCTATCACTCCGTTGTAAAACAACTCCCAAGCGACGATGTCGAAGAGGTCTTCGCGTTCCGGTGGCCAACCAAAGTCAGACATGCACATTGCAAGGTGATCCACTGGATAATACGTCGTCTCTTGCACCGTGCCCGACAGTTCGTAGACGCCGTCGGCGCATTCCGTGATATCGGACCACAACGGGTCGCCGCCCGCGCGGCACGCCGCGAGAGCCTCGGCCTGCGTGTACAGGTAGCCGCCTTCCATTATCGGAAAGCCAGCGTGGCAATACAGAAGCCACAGCGCCGCGCCGCAATCGTCGGCGCAGTCGTGGGCGTCAAGGCAGATCGCGGGCCATTCATCGCCGACGCGAGTTCCGCACATCTCGTCGTCGAAATCGTCGTCGGTGTCGTCGTCGTCCATGTCGTCATCGACCGCGTCGTCGTCGAGCGTGTCATCATCGTCTATCGCATCATCGTCGGATGCGTCGTCGTCCGCGACGTCATCGTCCAGTGCGTCGTCATTCGTGGCGTCGTCATCCGTGGCGTCGTCGTCGACATCCGACGATGCACCATCGTCATCAACGTCATCCTCGCCTGGGTTCGCCAAGACGCATCCGGACGAAGCGACGAAAACACCGATTAGAAAAGCAAGTATGGGTGCCCAGTCACGCGTCGAGGAACCACGGAAAACGCGAGTCGACAAATATGCACCCTCCGATCATCCCCATTCGAAAAAAAACATATCACGGCTTACAACTCCAGCACCATCCGCCGGTGCGGAATCCCCGCGTCCAGGAACTCGTCGCCGGGCACAAGCGCGTATCCGAGCTTTTCGTAGAACGGGATGACCGTCACCTGCGAATCCAGGACGATGCGCGCGAAACCCGCCTCGCGCGCGTGGTCGGCCGCGCGGCACATCAATTCCGCGCCGATGCCATTTTTTCGCATGTCCTCGCGCACCGCGACGCGGCCGACCTTCATCGCGTCGCCCTTGTCGATCATGCGCAGCGTGCCGATGACGCGGCGGCCGTCGACGGCGTGCAGGTGCGTCGCGGTGCGGTCGAGATCGTCGAGCTCGAGCGCCGGCGGCACGCCCTGTTCCACGACGAAAACGTCCATGCGCAGGTCGGACGCGCCCTTCCAGTGCGGCCCGTCATGGGGCTCTATTCGATAGCGGATATCGGGCATCGGCGGGAGAATGCGACGAGACTCGCCACTTTTTTGCGCTCAATACGGCAGGCCGCCGTTGTCGTCCGACGTGTCGTCATCGTCGCTTGCAGTGTCGTCGTCCGCGTCGTCCGTATCGTCGTCCATATCTTCCGTGTCGTCATCGCCGTCCGTGTCGTCGTCGCCGTCTGTGTCGTCGTCATCGTCATCGTCTCCACCTCCCCCACCGCCGCCGCCCGCTCCGCCGCCGGGCGTGTCGCCGCCGAGCGTGGCGTCGTCGTCGTCATCGTCGTCGCCGCACGTGAGGCCGGCAAAGGCGAGTGCAATGGCAAACACGCAAACCAGAAGCGGTCGTGTGAATTTCGCGATATTCATAAAAGGTCCTCCCAGGCAATGCCTTGGCTCCGATTGCGCGAATCCGATGAACCTGATGGATCCGATGGACCGAACGGACATCCCGACGCCCGCGCCCAAGCTTGCGCCCGTACGCAATCCCTGTCGGTCGCGATTTCAAGCGCCTGAACCGGGACAGGAATAGGGATGAGCGACACTCGATCCTCAATCCTCAATCCTCGATCCTCGTCACCGCGACCACAGCGCGCTGACCGCGCCCCTCACCTCGTGCGGGCGGACACGCGCGGCAAGCCGCGGCCAGCGGTTCGGCCGGCCGTAAAAACGCGCGTAAATGCGGTTTCGCGCGCGGCGCAGTTCCTCGCGCGGCATCGCGCCTGCGTCGCTCCCGCGCGTGGTGTCGTGTGGCGTATCGCCGCCGCCAAGGCTTTGGGCCAGCGGCGCGCCAAGGCGCGGCGCGTAGAGATTCACCGAGATGTACGCCGCCGGAAGCCGCGCGACGAAATCCTCGAGCGCGGTGAGCGACGCGGCCGTCTCGCCCGGAAGGCCGAGAACGAAATGCGCGCCGACATCGAGGCCCGCCGCGCGCGCATCCGCCAGCACGCGCTTCACGTCGCTGTTCGTATACGGCTTGCCCGCGCGGGCGAGAATCTCCTCGTCCGCGTGTTCGACGCCGATCTGCACAAGCCGGCATCCGGCGTCTTTCATATCGCGCAGCAGCTCCGCCGTCAGGTCCTCCACGCGCCCCCACGTACGCCAGAAAAATCCGCGCCCGGACAGCAACGACAACACCGCGCGCGCATGCGTGCGATGCGCGCCGAACGACATGTCCTTGACGTAGATTTCGCGAAAGCCCATCTCGCCGAGCGCGTCGAGCTCGTCGGCGATGCCGTCCGCGTCGCGCCGGCGATAACCCAGGTGGCCCGTGTTACAAAACGCGCACCGATGCGGGCAACCGTAGTCGGTCAATAAGCTCGCGAACCACCGCTCGCGCTGGAGCGGCATGCGGTAGGCGTCGCGCCGGAACAGTTCGTGGCGCGGGCGCGCCATCGAAAACTCCCGCCCTTCGACCGGAAGCGCCGGACGCACCTTGCCGCCCCGGCGGACCGCGACGCCGCGCGCCTCGGCGTTGCCGTCAAAAAGCGCGAGAAGCCCGTCCCCCGTGAAATTGCCGACGGCGCCGTCGATATCGCGATGCGTCTCGAGCCACGCCGCCGGATCCGGCTGCACGACCTCGCCCGACACGACGCGCTTGCGCGCGGGTATCGAATGCAGAAACTCGAGATCGCCGCGCGGATCGGCCGCGCCGACAAGGCCGAACAACAGATCGACCGGCTCGCGCGCGGCGCGGCGCCTCGCCGCGTCGGCCGTGAAGCCCTCCGCGGTCGCATCCAGGATTTCGACGCGAAAGTGCGGCGCGAGGATGGCGCTCTGGAAAAGGAACTCGCCCGGGTGCCACGCGTATCCCGCCTTCGCGACGGACGTGCAGTAATAATCCCGCATCACCGCGGGGCGCGACGGAGGCGTGACGAAAAGGGCTTTCGGCAACATGCGGCGCATTTTAGCCCTTCGTGCGAGAAAAGAGAAAAGCGCGCGCGACGGGCTTTGATCCGCGCGTTCCCGTTTCAACGCGATCAACGCCAGGGACGCCGCCAACGGTCCGTGGCGGTGCCCTCGTTCCTCTTTCCTCTTTCCTCGTTCGCCGCGGCTACGGCCGGCTCTGCGTCAGCGTACTGTCCTCGTATTGCGTGACGATCGCCGCGCCGAACGAGTCGACAAGCGCGAAGAGGTTCACCACCTCCCCGTCCAGATACGTCGGCGTATCAATCACGATCTCCGGGGTCAAATCGTCGCTGAAATCGAATCCGAAGGTGTACGGTTGCGCGGTAATCTCGGTCGCCGCCGAGATAAAGCCCAGGTCGATGTCGTCGTAAAGCAGCACGTTCGGCCCCGCGTCCGGTACGAGAAGCAGGTCGTATTCGCCGACGCCCGCGGTCGCGTGTACGAAACGTATGCGGACCTTGCCGCTTTCGACGCTGCTGTAGTCGTCGAGCAGCACACTTGCGCGCAGGTCCGCCAGAACGCCGTAGATGGCGAGGCTCAGGAACGTACCGCCCGGCAGATTGACGTCGCCGGTGTACACCGCGTCGCCGATCGGCGATCCGGCGGGGGTGATGGCGATCGCGTGCGTGCCGGCGTCGAACTCTTCGTACGGGACTTCGGCCAGATAGGCGAGGTTGGAAAACGTCGGGTCCGCCTCGCCGTCGAAATGGATGTCGAACGCGGGCGCGTTCGGCGAAAGCGGCGTGATGCGCAGCATCATCGTATCCGTGTCGTCGTCGCCCGTGTCGTCGTCGGACGTGTCATCGTCGCCCGTGTCGTCGTCCGCCGTGTCGTCGTCGGACGTGTCGTCATCCGCGTCGTCATCGCCGGTATCGTCGTCGGCATCGTCGTCCATGTCGTCATCGGCGTCGTCGTCGCCGTCATCATCGTCGGCTTGATCGTCGTCGTCGTCGTCATCGTCATCGTCGCCGCACGAGCAGCCGGCCATGAACATCAACGGAAGGATCAACAGAGTCATCCACAGGTCAAGTCGAAACGATCGCATACCCGTATCCTCCAGGAAAATAAAAGGCGTCACCGGCGCGTATCATACGCGGACGGCCCGCCGTGCCAAGAGTTTTTTGCGTGGCCCCTGCGTCGATTCCACGTCGAATCGCGAAAAATCACGGCCGCGTAACGCACGGGTGATGGGACGGATGGCCGCGACTTATCCACAGCGCGCGCGCCAATCCGACGCCGCGCGCGTGCGTTTTCGTTGACCCGCCGCGAGAAAATCCGTAATCGGGAACGCGCGGGAAAATCCCACAAATCCAGAACGTATCGAGGGAGCGGATGGGCGATCTTATCCTGGCGATCGATCAGGGGACGACCGGCACGACGGTGCTGGCGATCGATCCCGATCTCAACATCGTCGCGCGCGGATATCGCGAGTTTCGGCAGATCTTCCCCAAGCCCGGGCAGGTCGAGCACGACCCCGAGGATATCTGGGCGTCGGTCGAGGGCGCGACCGCGGACGCGCTCGCCGAGGGCGGCATCGACGCGGCGCGCATCGCCGGCATCGGCATCACGAACCAGCGCGAAACGACGCTCGTCTGGGAAACGCAAAGCGGCAAGCCATACGCCAACGCGATGGTCTGGCAGGACCGACGCACGGCGGATCGCTGCGCGCGATTGCGCGAGGCCGGCCATGAGGATCTCATCCGTGAACGCACGGGGCTTGTTCTCGACCCGTACTTCTCCGGCACCAAGCTGCAATGGTTTCTGGACAACGTCCCCGGCCTTCGCGAGGACG
Proteins encoded:
- a CDS encoding response regulator, whose product is PSGLRARLIPHNGGGARVAIAACASAGVTPDDAGVWIAIGSPAKADPRTRSLQIIVDNMSHGAAIANGEGRFVYVNRAWAAMHGVSPEKMAGMPMRDFHDDDAYQADVVPLSLAAAEHPVAFAELTHRRADGGSFRTTVRALPVAVEGHANAFLILTRGADELRSMNAGETAVDADLAADLDRAREEIEDLRSQLLQAQRLEVINNLAAGLAHNFNNLLTAIVGNQELAYPYVSEEGRVFLANARQATRRAADLSRKLLSFSKKGKIERMSMDPVPVIMETTKMLRGAIDPRIVVQCVAPLDIWQVFADPGDIHQIAMNLCVNARDAIQDVLDREGPRDGPFQIVVKLENVEIDGNYTRVDPQATPGSYVTLSISDNGCGMDDETRRRVFEPFFTTKHARSGTGLGLATVFDMVKRMHGWISLDSEAGRGTTFRVYLPRHSGDLTLAADSEHFQELRGGHETILLVDDELVLRKLGEATLTRMGYRVVLAPDGMEGVKLFERMREDIDLVILDLTMPIMSGQEALELIKGLAPEKPVILSSGYADREAHDAQPDLGWSAFLPKPFDPNDLVRVVRQVLDNPLPH
- a CDS encoding GNAT family N-acetyltransferase, which codes for MPDIRYRIEPHDGPHWKGASDLRMDVFVVEQGVPPALELDDLDRTATHLHAVDGRRVIGTLRMIDKGDAMKVGRVAVREDMRKNGIGAELMCRAADHAREAGFARIVLDSQVTVIPFYEKLGYALVPGDEFLDAGIPHRRMVLEL
- a CDS encoding radical SAM protein codes for the protein MRRMLPKALFVTPPSRPAVMRDYYCTSVAKAGYAWHPGEFLFQSAILAPHFRVEILDATAEGFTADAARRRAAREPVDLLFGLVGAADPRGDLEFLHSIPARKRVVSGEVVQPDPAAWLETHRDIDGAVGNFTGDGLLALFDGNAEARGVAVRRGGKVRPALPVEGREFSMARPRHELFRRDAYRMPLQRERWFASLLTDYGCPHRCAFCNTGHLGYRRRDADGIADELDALGEMGFREIYVKDMSFGAHRTHARAVLSLLSGRGFFWRTWGRVEDLTAELLRDMKDAGCRLVQIGVEHADEEILARAGKPYTNSDVKRVLADARAAGLDVGAHFVLGLPGETAASLTALEDFVARLPAAYISVNLYAPRLGAPLAQSLGGGDTPHDTTRGSDAGAMPREELRRARNRIYARFYGRPNRWPRLAARVRPHEVRGAVSALWSR
- a CDS encoding DUF4397 domain-containing protein, with translation MRSFRLDLWMTLLILPLMFMAGCSCGDDDDDDDDDDQADDDDGDDDADDDMDDDADDDTGDDDADDDTSDDDTADDDTGDDDTSDDDTGDDDTDTMMLRITPLSPNAPAFDIHFDGEADPTFSNLAYLAEVPYEEFDAGTHAIAITPAGSPIGDAVYTGDVNLPGGTFLSLAIYGVLADLRASVLLDDYSSVESGKVRIRFVHATAGVGEYDLLLVPDAGPNVLLYDDIDLGFISAATEITAQPYTFGFDFSDDLTPEIVIDTPTYLDGEVVNLFALVDSFGAAIVTQYEDSTLTQSRP